cggtatgcctcgaggatccaaatcttaaatgcccacataaaaccagccaaagtgtaagcctttccacccccactctctaattggctttctcgaacctcaaaaccttcgctcaccgctgagtaagtagcatcccaaatacgagacccccatgggtacgcgttcaccttattgaaatcttcaaccaaccatagAAACTGTTTACTAACCACATGTTGCCCCTGCTTCCCCATAAACGCTCTCTCTACGATCAAAATTATAGCTAGTCGAACAATATCATCGTCACTAACCTTGGGAACCTTTACATCACCTTGTTTTTTGATAAGGATGTTTTGTATATCACTAACCAAAATGTTGCTGGCATCGGGACGTTCTGGAAAACAACGTCGTCTAATGGGTGCGGTCTTAGATTCATAATTTcgagggatgtaatgtgccatgtccgtccggCTACCAAACATAAAGCCGGTGACTAAACAAAATTCACGCCGACCAAATCTAATCATAAAATTAGGAGAAAAATGAAACCATATATCTTGTTGCTCTTCAGGGTACTTACTAGCATCTAATTTTGCTGAACGCTCACATTTCCGTTGGAGCATGGCATGTACTAGGCCAGGATCATTACCCGTGTATGAAAGATCTAACCAGGGACCAAAGCATGTACTTCTAAATAATTTTTCTTGTCTCTCAGTCAACATTTTCTTGACCTGAGGAATCACGGTCAACATATTCTTCATGGTCAATTTACCTTCCACATAGCCCTGTAAAAGTCAGAAGAACAACAGAAGAAAATCACATAGACGCAAGCAAGCAAGACAGAGATTGCGTACAAggccgcaaggacgcaaggttaaccttgcgtaacagatgtgcaagacgcaaggacgcaaggttaaccttgcgtaacTTATgaacaagacgcaaggacgcaagggttACCTTGCGTGCACATGCAAAGGTAAAATTATAGCAAACGTAAGGTCGCAAATATCACCTTGCGTACATTGTGaggcatacgcaaggacgcaaggattgtCTTGCGTCTACATAGCAACAGAGTTACACAACTTGAATCTAGCAAAAATTCCTGGGTATCGTACGCAATCTCAATAATATACAATcaaaaacacaaaatacaaacaAATTTCGTTGACACATTTTTTCGAACAGTTGGCGTGCAAAGAGTGCAAAAACTTTGTTTTAGCACATAAATCTAAGCACTATGAAGTAGATCGAATAATATAACATAGATCTAAGAAATCTAACCtgttcttgagacatagtgaacgatgatggtgattcgatgatgttggtggcgtagaagctcgcttgtactcgggaagatcgaagatggaaggatgaagaagatctagtaacgatgaagatgtgaggaggatgacgtgaggatgatgatgaagattttgcgaGTGATTTGCGAGTGTTTGGATCTTGCGAATGACGAGCGAAAGGGCACCAGAGAGGAGTTTGCGTATGTGTGTGGGAACAGTGAACGCAAACTGATCATTTAACTAGTTCTTTTACTGCTACACGCAAGGTCGCAACGTCGcaaagacgcaaagacgcaaggtcgcaaggacgcaagctgtcttgcgccttgcgagggcaaattgtcaaactttttttttagggctgtcagtcaacaagcttAAAAAAGGGCATTTTGATGATAATCCCTATAAATAATCATTAAATGGGCTTTGGGCCGGCTTGTTTTTGGGTCTGTATCAATTCCATCATTAGTTCCCAGACTATTATATCAGCCGAAATTTGTAAATAACTAGTGGTTGAACCTTGCGTTGTGCCGGATTTTTAAGTTTTTGATAGTTTGCAAAATATAATTTCAAAATTATGAAACGATAACGTTTTGAATGTATACATGTAGCAAGTTAACTGCACACTTTTGTAGCCAATATCTCTCCTAAATTAAATTAAAGTTGGTTGAAATAATTGCGGGACCAAAAGAAACTCAGTTTTGGGTACCTAAACCCATCTAAAACCGTTCTATATATATGTTTGGATCAACGCTCCTTTCCCTTTTTAACGTCCGAATACTACTCGTAATATTAAAATCTAATATCCCTCCCATTTTAAAccaactagtttataacccgcgacttCGCAGGATTATTCATACAAACTTttgtagtcggtttaattgattatcGGAATATGTCAACCCTACTCATTAATTTGTATCCCTTTATGAATATGAGGTACCGTACAGTTGAGAGTCGGATAATTTTCATAATTGAATATAATGTATTTTGTGTTATATAAATCGGTTTGTGCTATTTCGTTGTTTGAGTTTTCATCTTAATCAAAGCTCCTTTGTTCTATGCTCAGTTCCCTTTTTTCTCCATAAAATACTTTATTACACTAAACATATTTTGTTGAACTTCTCAGTTTTATATTATTGCAAAATGTTTCAAAATGAATGACAACTGAATCAATCTACCCATCGATTTTAACTTTGCTTAAAATTTACAATATTTTATTACATTAAACACTTTTTTGTTGCACTTCTTAGTTTTATATTAATGCAAAATGAATGACAATTGAAAACATCTACGTTTGTAATAAAATGCTATATTATGTTTCATTTTTAGTATACTACAATTTGGCGACTTCAAAGTTCATACTTGCTTCCAGTTGCACGTGAAATAAATATTTGACCATTTGACCGATTAAAGATATAGAACAACCTCAAATAACCCATTTGTAAATAAGTCAATATCAATATGTCACCCCCACGTGAAAATAATACCAACATACTCCGTAATACGGAGTAAAGAGGTTTTGCCTTTTACAATTGCAAGTGAGGCCACGTGTTATATAACCATAGAAAGGTTTGAGCATTTTGCTTCTAGCGCCCCGTGTCTAACAAACT
The window above is part of the Rutidosis leptorrhynchoides isolate AG116_Rl617_1_P2 chromosome 1, CSIRO_AGI_Rlap_v1, whole genome shotgun sequence genome. Proteins encoded here:
- the LOC139845557 gene encoding uncharacterized protein — translated: MSQEQGYVEGKLTMKNMLTVIPQVKKMLTERQEKLFRSTCFGPWLDLSYTGNDPGLVHAMLQRKCERSAKLDASKYPEEQQDIWFHFSPNFMIRFGRREFCLVTGFMFGSRTDMAHYIPRNYESKTAPIRRRCFPERPDASNILVSDIQNILIKKQGDVKVPKVSDDDIVRLAIILIVERAFMGKQGQHVVSKQFLWLVEDFNKVNAYPWGSRIWDATYSAVSEGFEVRESQLESGGGKAYTLAGFMWAFKIWILEAYRRTIKSFATKTDKDGVPRALFWKRSSAETFTVSDYLKLLHIMDDCPKRKRPFRSLHPSETERGCQWWIQSSSYFQGDVVEDEKNTQDDNQVEEELGGSLKELLQEESEQTSDPHPTQKGNNLQELLRMVNMLTKRVDDQEKELADCKKKLDDHEKRLKEQEHQEHIRRKYHLASLRLYCNLGAGCTSVPNSDARTYLRPCYVDNEDAYVDPRSFSDNDTSSGVVRRGKRERRPTHFLNSPFTTPGYRKPLEKVCL